Proteins encoded by one window of Rutidosis leptorrhynchoides isolate AG116_Rl617_1_P2 chromosome 7, CSIRO_AGI_Rlap_v1, whole genome shotgun sequence:
- the LOC139857262 gene encoding probable protein phosphatase 2C 12, which translates to MESNHTFFSVCINELINMFESIHTSGTTVTFVITEGSIVTVASVGDSRCILESANGAMYYLSADHRLDTNEQERERVTASGGEVGRLNTGGDTDIFYVSPTLFDNFFYLS; encoded by the exons ATGGAATCAAATCATACCTTTTTTTCCGTCTGTATCAACGAATTAATCAATATGTTCGAATCTAT CCACACGTCAGGGACAACTGTCACCTTTGTAATCACCGAGGGATCAATAGTGACAGTTGCATCAGTTGGGGATTCCCGGTGTATACTTGAATCCGCCAATGGGGCAATGTATTATCTATCTGCTGACCATAGACTTGACACCAATGAACAAGA GAGGGAGCGTGTCACTGCAAGTGGTGGCGAGGTTGGTCGGCTAAATACTGGCGGCGATACAGATATATTCTATGTTTCCCCTACTCTGTTTGATAACTTCTTTTATTTAAGCTGA
- the LOC139858394 gene encoding uncharacterized protein, whose amino-acid sequence MARTEYSFNYSNNGRSGAPKWYSCKRTTVFICSFNIAIALYVFHYLYTSVYSYPYQVSHKAISYTPDQIRKMEESVQMRIDSEPIKLIEMVKEIKKQFNGEDVVQLPQPLKQKLRDELVEVLRAANANGNTTLQNEAVQRWRKQKVKEVKRLIRGKSSNSTILPEEAGILARALKSKWAELLDDIGLWIPVNIINTEHNDKPEGEDDFDDTILAGRRLPPECNVELHTDFGGQAVKWGLTHHKESAYDCCQACLDHAKNAKPNELKCNIWVYCPVEEGCHSPDIYEHKLQECWLKYDEKPKVNYKDMYSENYRNRHPNAPMFVPWVSGVITS is encoded by the exons ATGGCAAGAACAGAGTACAGTTTCAATTATTCAAATAATGGGAGATCAGGAGCACCCAAATGGTATTCTTGTAAAAGAACTACTGTTTTCATATGTTCATTCAACATTGCTATTGCTCTCTATGTTTTTCACTATCTTTATACTTCAGTTTACTCTTACCCCTATCAAGTTTCACATAAAG ctATTAGCTACACGCCCGATCAAATTAGGAAAATGGAAGAGTCGGTGCAAATGCGGATAGACTCTGAACCTATAAAGCTTATTGAAATG GTTAAAGAAATCAAGAAACAATTTAATGGAGAAGATGTAGTCCAATTACCGCAACCATTGAAGCAGAAGTTAAGGGATGAGCTTGTAGAAGTACTAAGAGCTGCGAACGCAAATGGTAACACAACTTTACAGAATG AAGCTGTTCAACGCTGGAGGAAGCAAAAGGTCAAAGAAGTCAAAAGGTTAATACGTGGAAAGTCCTCAAATTCAACTATCTTACCAGAAGAAGCAG GAATACTTGCAAGAGCACTGAAGTCTAAATGGGCTGAGCTCTTGGATGATATTGGTCTGTGGATACCTGTTAACATTATCAACACCGAACATAATGACAAACCTGAGGGTGAAGATGATTTTG ATGATACGATTCTAGCTGGTAGGAGGCTACCACCTGAATGTAATGTGGAACTTCATACCGATTTCGGTGGTCAAGCGGTCAAATGGGGACTTACACATCATAAAGAGAGTGCTTATGATTGTTGCCAAGCTTGTTTGGATCATGCTAAAAATGCTAAACCTAATGAATTAAAATGTAATATATGGGTTTATTGTCCAGTTGAGGAAGGATGCCATTCCCCTGATATATATGAACATAAACTTCAAGAATGTTGGCTAAAATAT GATGAAAAGCCTAAAGTAAACTATAAAGACATGTATTCAGAAAATTACAGAAATCGTCATCCAAATGCACCAATGTTTGTTCCTTGGGTCTCGGGCGTTATAACTTCTTGA